The following DNA comes from Henckelia pumila isolate YLH828 unplaced genomic scaffold, ASM3356847v2 CTG_461:::fragment_3, whole genome shotgun sequence.
AGAGAGCCTGCCGGACATCGTCAATCAACTTTTTCTTATCCACTGCAGCCACATTGTTGATCATCTCCTCGCTCAATCCTTCTTTCTTGAAAATCTCTGCGGCCGCCTCCCTCTCCTCCTTCAATCCACTCATATACCTACTATCCAACGAAGCCGCGATCGTGGGAGCTGCGATGGACAGATCAGCCGCCTGCTGCACGGTCCATTTCCCGGTTCCTTTCATCCCGGTCTTATCCAAGATCTTATCCACCAAATACCCATCGCCAGTCTCCTCATCCTTCACATTAAAGATATCGGCTGTGATCTCAACCAAGAAACTCTCCAACTCCCCCCTATTCCATTCACCAAAAATGGCCGCTAACTCCTCATTCCCCAGCCCGCCGATGTTCTTCAGCACATCATAAGCTTCTGAAATCAGCTGCATATCACCATACTCGATCCCATTATGCACCATCTTCACGAAATTCCCCGACCCCCCTTCGCCAATGTAAGTAACACAAGGGCCATCATCCACCTGCGCCGCGACCTTATCAAGAATGTGATGGATATTCAAATAGGCCCTGTGGGACCCTCCTGGCATCAAAGACGGCCCATTTCGTGCCCCGTCTTCACCCCCAGACACTCCCATCCCAAGATAAAGCAAACCCTTACCAGAAACCTCCGAAATCCGGCGTTCGGTGTTTTCATACCACTCATTACCCCCATCGATGATCGTATCACCGGGCTCCATGTACGCAGACATAGCAGCAATGGTCTGGTCAACTGGGGCCCCAGCTTTGACAAGAATGATCACAGATCTGGGCTTTTTTATAGAAAGGACGAAATCTTTGGGGTTGTACTGGCCGAATAGAGGCAGGTTTCCTTCCCGATGAGCTCGATCTACGGTCTCGTCAACTTTGGACGTGGTCCGATTGTAGACGGAAATTGGGAAGCCTTTCTCCGCGATGTTCAAGGCCAAGTTTTGACCCATCACTGCGAGGCCCGCAAGCCCGATTTGAGACAGCGTCGCTGCGGATTCCATTGCTCCTTCGACTGTAGATTTCTCGAGATATCAGCTATGGCAGGCGAAGAAAAATGTTGGCTTCTCGAAAATGGAGAAACACGAGCACATAACAATGCTGGTGTTATGGCTGAGTAAATATAACACCCGCCGGATTAGGTTGTTAAATTACTCTTTTAACCTCCGTATTCCTCTGTTTCGTGcccaatcaaatttttttatccttcaaaaaatattaatattaataaacaAAAATCTTCCCATTTTTGTCAAAAGTAACAAAACATCGTTTGTATTGAAAATCATCGTATTTTTTtactattaatttattattaagcaatttaatttaaaaaatggtGAGACGGTAGAtcgaattatttttttatattttcaataaaaattacaattttttcaTGAGATATTCtgaatagaatatttatttCTCAAAATTAACCCGTGAAATCATGTTAAGAGATTTTGGTGTTAATATTATATCTTTTGGCGAGTTTCTTTCTTTTTGGTCCCAAAATTTTATACAGAGTTTTATTTGAGGATATTTTTTGAGACTTAAAAtattgtaaaaataaaaacaaattgagGATAGGATTATTACCAACGAAGGACCACTAATGTAAATATTTACTTCATCCACTTGATAATTAAACACTTGATGgattttattattcttattttttttgctttttttaaaaacattgaTGAGTAATATTTTACATTTTTCGAAATAAATTTAGATTACATGGTACAATTGTAGAAGGGCAATTAAGGTTGACGTAGGTTTTGGGGTGGCGGAATGGCCGAGGCTAAAAGTTTCGATGACTTCTAGGATGCTCCAAACGCTGTCGTTTCGCGGGCACCAACAAGGCTGGGACATGTTTGGTTTGGTGAGCAAAGGAATGTATCTTTTGGTGTGCCACAAGGGACATTTTTCGAGTCAAATTAAGGCTACAagtatatttatattttgttggATCCACAGCAAAATCACAACTTTGCTTCATCTACGCCCctttgtatatttatttattcttttcaaATTTCGTTTGGTTCGTAAAATAACATAAGATTTTATcatgatgatatatatatatatatctaattatTACAGCATTCGAGTAAAATGAGATATGAAACGAGGATATGACAATAATTAAtcgttttattttaattttaaacagTGTCCAAAAATAGTCGGAATATTGCATCAAATTGAGTGCATTTAATTAATGGAATCAAAATAAATGTTATTTGGCCATCTTGAGTACTTTAGCTTCTTAAACACGTGCAAAATTAAAGTTGGAAAATAATAGTAACATCATAGCTAGCTATTACTACAACATTAAACCTATTGTTGGATTGttattgaataaattaattaaatacagATCAAAAGTCACATATGCATTTAGAAAACTGAAAATACTGATTACGTATAAATATATCAACCCAGAAAACTATTTGTTTTAGAAGTTTGCAAATTTTGTAGGAGAATATGCTAAAATTTCTTCCATATATCAAATTTCGCATGTTATGAATTTCGACATTATTTGTTCATGTTCACCATGTTTTTTAGGCAAAATGTCAATTTCAGTCCTGTATATATTGATGTGTGACCATTTTTAATATTCTAtgtttcaataaataaaaaatagtcTCGTAATTATATTCTTTtgatcaattttagtcatttcaACCTAAAATACGTAATTAAATGACTAATATGCTTCAATTTTTGTAAGTACACGGTTAGGAAAAAGTTCTCGATAAATGAACGTGTGTTTGACAACGTAGTCATAAATTTTAACAATGATATTATCCATTTAATTACATGATCTTGAtgtaaatgactaaaattgatcaAATACATAGTTATAAAATTGATAAACATACAATTAATATCACTTATAAAAATGTCATACATAAAATTGACATTCTGTCTTTTTAtcttaatatataattataaatagataTGCAAAATATGAAATTGGGTAGCTTCCGAATCTCGAAAGATAATAAtctcaacaattttttttttacagtaCTATAGAAAAATAACATCCCGTAGGCAAAGAAAAAAGGGAAAATTATAGTCTTAATTCAACATTTTTACTTCTTAATTTATAAACCTACTTGGAACGAAGAGTtacattgaaatatatatataacaccgTGTGTATTTTAATTCCAGAGACCGATGCCTGCCGGATATTCAAATGCCTATTAttagatgaaaataatgaaaaatgCTATACATGTTCCCTTACACGCGCGTTTTCCAACGAAAACATCTTTCAATTCATATATATAAGATAATTTTGCATGTCATTTAAAAAACGTAAAATCATGTGTAATCGAACGTGTACTTGTaactttaattaaaaaataattaattgtcTCACTTCTTCATATGCAACCCCATTCGAGCACAGAAGCTGTGAAATCTTTTTTTGTAAACACCCTTTGCCTTTTGATCATACTTTGTTCTTTTGATGAAAAAATCATCATCCTTTACCCTCGGTTCGGCTTCGAACCTCGACGGGGAGACGGGCAAGGAAACGGTGGCGAGCCTCTCGATGATATTCGTGAGCTCAGCTAACTCGTAAGAGTCGTACAATGGACTCCCGCAATCCCACACTATTGCACATTTTCTTCCACCTTCCGTTTTCTCCATAGACTTCTGAAAAAAAGGATCATATacatataaaatacataaaacagataattaatttctttattttaaGTACTAAAATTGCTCATAAAATGAAGGAGAGAATTAATAGTGGACGAACCAGAGATGAAGAGAGCTAGATCAGTACTATTGTATTGAATTATATATGAGTGCTGAGGCTTAACTAGCAGCTTATTAATTTATAggtaaactatttttttttttaaaaatgagacTAATGGAAATATGGATAGCTATTGGTTAtcgtttattaaaaaaaatgtattattTAGCCCTCCAgagatataatatttatttccaTAGAATTAATGGCTCTGGTCTAAAACTACGTGCTAGTTCGTGTGGAACATAAGATCAAATGGATAGCTACAAAAATGTATTTTACTTCTTCTCGATCGATTAAATAGACTTATGATCTTCTAtatattaagaaaaaaaaatttatttgggtACACACTtcctattttatttttatttaatgcattcaaaaaaTTAGTTGTACGATTTTTAATATGTAGTTAATAAGTGTATGCTAGTAAAAGAGTGTTAGAAAGTATTACTAAATATAACGGAAAAGTAGTTTTAAATTGAGTTGAACAACCGAGGGATTTCGTTACGTCGTCTTATCAATCTTTTACTCCCTTTTGTAAGAGATATATATATGTTCTTCCTAGTTTGACTATAAAGAAGCATcgatttatttgattatttccAGAATTTTTAAAATGTCGAAAATCATGTATATAGAatattatatttgattttttcggAGAAAAGTTTTTTGTGTATGAATGTCATTTGAATTTCATGGTTTTTGAAAACGGTTGTAACTCAAGACTTGTTAATGTTATAACGAAATGTGTTtctgtttaaatttaaacaaaatataaaGAATACATCAACGTTGTACGTGGGTTTGTTTTGGTGTGAGTTGGAATTCGTTTCTAAAAAACATTATTTGAAATCAAGTAATATCTCCAATATCTATACGTTTATGcatcatatataatatttgcaTCTTGTGACAAAATTCAACAGGATATGATATTAGAAGAAAtgatttaacataaaaaaaatatttgttgcaTATTGGTCGAATAAAAAATCCATTTCACTAAAATTATTAATGAAACTTTCTTATAAGAGTTTTTGTAAATTATACATACGAGAATAGTAGGAGCCGACTATATTGGATACGCACTATTTGATCCCATCTGCGCTAGCTGTCTTTAATTTGTAGTTGATTTGTGATGTGCCAAGCTTTGTTCAAAGCGTTATAAAGACTTGCTACCTACAAAAACCAAATTAATATTCTAGAATGGTCAGTTATTTTGTAGCCAAATCCAAGGAATCTTTGTCTTTTTACACCTCAAACAATATTTTTCGACAAATCCATGGTCATTTTTATCAATGCATCTAACCGGTTCGAATATGAGTCGGGTCGGATTATCGGATTCTTTTTAGGAAAACGGGTTGGCCTCAACCTATTTATgcatttaataattattagtaGCACGGTGTGTATAACGACTTATATTAAAGTAACTAGATATGCTTGAATTAAATCCTATGgttaattttcattaatttatatatatatatattgagtttTATTCTATTGTTACCTTcataaaaatatcatcaattGACATCATCTTGTGAGAAATatttgacaaaaaaataatttatttcgtCACTTTCTCGTATAATATAAATGTTGACAATTTGAcatcataataatttattttgaatGGATTGACAATCAATCAAGTATTATTAAAAAGCaaaaatgacacaaaatatAGATCCAGGCCTGTCCCGGGCtcctgatatccatttaatctAGACTGGGCTAATCTCTTGGAGACCGAGACCGGAAAGCTAACCCGGCCCAAATTCTTTAAACCCaatttattttcattaaaaaattaagGCGTAAAGGACAAACTCTGCTTTAATTTTGCATAGAAAAAACAAAATGGCATTCAACAAAAAACACACTAATAAGGTACAAGCGTTTCCAAATACTGCACCTATCTTGTGTTCAAATTTTCTTAGAACGAAGTATGGAAATCCATTTTCTTTAAAGATATAAAAAACACTGCAATGTTATTTAGACTTGATTATGATCCGAAACCTTCTCCCAATCGGAACTCGGCcaaataaaatttattgatCACAAAAGGAACAAAAATCTAAATAAAAGGAACAAAAATCTAAATAAAGTCACTCGTAAACAGCTATTGTGATAGTATTTGGAAGAGCTTCTATGAAgcaattttcaactttttcttcctaacattttaaaatgaaattttataaaaattttatgaaaaaaaagcTGACAAGTGTTGCCTCCCAAACACTACATATGCATTAGATAGCAAACTAAAGTAACGAGATAAACCTTATACGACATTCTCATCTAAAAATATGTCGATGAAGAGAGAGTTGAACCCATGATTGTATTTGTTGAGCATCAAAGTCATTGTATGGAATCATTTGTGGGTACGGTTAGTTGAGGCGTTGAATTTATGCTCTAGCATTTGGTGGGCTCCAAATTCCAATATTTTAAGTTGACTTTATGGGATTTATTTAGCTGGTTGACGTTTTCCCATCTGGACTCGGTCCAATTCTTGATGGCCTGTGTAATAAAACTACGCGtctgaataaaatatatattgtttCACATAAAGAACCATATAAAGTCTTCAAAGCGGTAGAAAGATGGCTGAATCGGTAAAAGTACGGCTCGTGCGTTGTCCCAAGTGCGCGAATCTCCTCACAGAGCTCCCTGATTTCTCTCTTTACAAATGTGGTGGCTGCGGTGCTGTTCTCCAAGGTACTGATCGAACTGCACACCAGATGTTTGATGAAATGTTTTTTTGGTGAAATATTACGAGTCCTGAGATATATTGCACATGAAAAACACTAGTTCTTGACCCTTTTGTTTGTTAGTTAGATATCGGTGTTCTACTTGATCCTCGCTACATTGAAGGGGGGATCTTGAAGAAGCTCAACTCTGTCGAaaaagtttgaatttttttgaagatCGTGGatacaaatttcaaaattagttCATTTGAAAACGCCTGCATTGGTTATGTTAGCTCGTGTGTGGGGTTCGGAAAAAATTGAAGAGTGATGGTTAAAATCGAGAGGTCCTCCGATGTGGTTAGTATTTTTTATTAGGCTATTGTGTTGGGTCTAAGTTCTCATACTAAAGGACTCTCGCGGTGATTTTTTAAATAGTATTTGCCTCATGAGATGAAATTTGATAGTTTAAATTTTGGGAATGTTTGAGGCGAGGGCAGTCTTTTGTCTAACTTGAATTGAAGTTGTAATGTTTGGTAttcaatcaaaatattttttgttctgtttttaatttttttgagtgCCTGTATGAACTATGCCGTTTTGGTtcttctcataatattttttgtttttgattttacCTTGAGTAAGAGTAATATGTGCTTGCCTGTAACATAATATTCACACGACTTGTTCCAAGTGAATATAGTCTTTTATGATGGAATCTGTCAAATAACATTAAAACTGATACAATTTGAAGTTTTCCTTCACGGGTTAAATGGTATGCTTATCCGTATTAATCGCGGTGGTTTTGATTGTACAGCTAAAAAGAAGGCATTTCTAAAAGATGGATTGATGGAGACGCCTGATGATACCAAGGGTATAAGAACTTCTGCTgaatgtaatataaataatatgtcCAACGTTGACATGGAAAGTATTGATGGAATTGAAGTTGTTAGTGTCGAGAAATACAATAAAGAAAGAGTGACTTCCATTGGTAATTCCATGTCAAGGTTTGGAAATGGGGAACCACTTGCTGATTTTGATGCCAATCGAAGAGGAAAAGAAAGGGTCAGAAGGCTGGGATATCACGATGATGAGAAGAAATCATATACTCAGGGCCTGGTTGGCCATGGAAATCATGATGAATTTTCCGACTTGAATATAAATACGACAGAATATGGTTATTTACAAAGGAGGTTTGGAAGTTTCCCTCATCATGTCATGGGGCCTTCGAGCTATGAATTAAATTCTCATTACGAACACATTGAGAGGACAAGATTTAAAGATCAAGGTTTATATGGGTTTGCTAGAGTTGAAGAATTGGAGCATGATCGGGTTGAGCTCCTTAGGAAACTCGATGAGCTGAAGGGTCAACTCAATCGGTCTTGGGATATGGATGACAAACCGAATGAAAGGATGGTTTCTCCTTTTCCACCGGACTCTTATGGTGGACTTCATAGTGCATATGCTCGAGAAGGGTTGAATAATTCACATGGTGTCAATAAGATGATATTATCTGCCAATGAGTTGGAATCCCCATATTTTAGTCGCATCCATGGACACAGTCCTCATATGGGTAGGTTTGATTCAGGTATGCAGGATTCATATTCTCCGAGGGTCTTTCCACACGAGTTTGGTGGATTTAGGCCTCCTCATCAGTCTCCATATGGGCGTATGCATCACCAGTATCACGAGGATGTTCGTGGTTACTACAGTGATGCTAGTCCCGACCGCGTGTTGCATGAACATAGACAGTTTTTGCATCGGTCTTCATGCTCTTGTGAGCATTGCTATAATAGGAACTCATATGTTCCTCCTAAAATTGATCACTTTAAGTCTCTACATCGACCATATAGTCACAACATTAATCATCATTCCAATCCTATACGGCATGTTTCTCAGGGTTATAGTTCAGGAGGCTCCCCTTTACATTCACGACGGTCTCCAACTCTGAACTCTGCTGATCTAGATTACGAAAATGAGAGTCTTGATGGTCACCGACATAGAAACGTAGATGTAGCTCAGGGAAGAAGGCGACTGTGCCATCCCATTTTAGGGGGCGCTCCTTTTATAACATGCTGTAATTGctttgagttgttgaaactTCCCAGAAAACACTTGTCGTCGgcaaaaaaaaggaaaatgaaATGTGGGTCTTGCTTTTCAGTAATCTTGTTTGAACTCGGGAGTAAAAGCTATGCCGTATCACTTTCTTCACATGATGATCCAATTTCAACCAATGTGGATGTTGGTTTCAATAAAGCTGACATAAATGCCTGCCCTAATAAAGGTGAATTTACAGACAAGTCAAATTATGTCAAGCCCGAGAGGCAGCTGGATCCTCGTGTTGCCATATCAAGTATCCCTGTGAACAAACACAACACACACGCAAGTGAAAAATCGAACTTTGATGAACCTGAGAAGCAGTTGCATCCTCTCTCTGGAAATTCGAGTATTTTGATGGCCAAGCACGACATGGCAAATAAGCCAAGTTCTGAAGATCTTGAGAAGCTAACAGATCCTACAAACAAGTTGAATTATGATGGGTTTGGGAAGCAAGTGGATTCTCTTTCTTCCTCATCTTGTAGTTCCGTGGGTCAACATTACGTAGAGACAAGTCATAAGTCAAGCTTAGACGAGTCCAATAAGCAGGTCGACCCTCTTTCTGTCATGTCAACTGTCTCAATAGGCAGTCACGAAACAGACATGGACAAGAAGTTGAATTATGGTGAGTCGGAGAAGCAGGCGGACTCTCATTTTGCCGCCCTGAGCAACTCTATAGACGAGGACATCCCAGACACAAACCAGAAGTATGATGATGAGTCTGGGAAGATGTTGGATACTCATTTTACCACACCGCATATCTCTACGGACGAGCACAAGATAGATGACAATTTGAATTCCGGAAAGCCTGAGAAGCAACTGAATCCTCTTTCTCCCACGAATATGACATCTGAAAAACATTACAATTTGCCTGAAGAATATCATGTTCATTCTTCTGGTAACAATATTAGTGGTCAATTTCATGTGGGCGATCAAAGTAATCAATCAAAGCTTGCACTTGATCAAGCTACTACCTCGCAGATTTCTGCGAATGATTCAGCTAGGGCAGGTGCATCAGTTAACTCATTTCCGAAGCCTGAGAAGCAACTGAATCTTCTTTCGCCCGCGAATATGACATCTGAAAAACATTACAATTTGCCTGAAGAATATCATGTTCATTCTTCTGGTAACAATATTAGTAGTCAATTTCATGAGGGAGATCAAAGTAATCGATCAAAGCTTGCACTTGATCAAGCTACTACCTCGCAGATTTCTGCGAATGATTCAGCAAGGGCAGGTGTGTCAGTTAACGCATTTCCGAAGCCTGAGATGCAACTGAATCCTCTTTCTTCTGAGAATGTGACATCTGAAAAACATTACAATTTGCCTGAAGAATATCATGTTCATACTTCTGGTAACAATGTTGGTAGTCAATTTGATGAGAGAGGTCAGAGTAGTCGATCAAAGCTTGCACTTGATCAAGCTACTACCTCGCAGATTTCTGCAAATGATTCAGCAAGGGCAGGTGTGTCAGtgaacgcattttcaaatagaCGTATATCTAATAATTCTGGGGAAATAAGTGAGGATGATCACGCCAGAGTCAACATAAAGGGCGAGTCTTTTGGTGCTACTGAAAATAGCTCCAATGACACTTCAGATTATGATCAAAGTCTAGATTTTAATGAATCCAAAGTTTTTGTGAACAATCACTTCATACCAAATCGTGACGTGCAGAAGGCCGAAAAGCTAGCTGGACCTATTCAACCAGGAGAATATTGGTGAGTTATTTTGTACTACACACGTACTAGAGTTTCCATTAATTATTTATGATCACATGCCCTATAAACATAACTTTAATGTAGCACTGGATGGTTTTTCTATTTAGCAGTTCTCAGTTAAGTTAAAAGTTTGGAAGTTCGAGTTCGTTAGAAACAAGTTTTGCTCACTGTTTCTGAATATTCTTTCGTGTTTATTGATCAAAGTCTCCGACAaggaaattaatatttttaccaTTTGGATCTACTAAAATTAAGACTTCTTGATGTTGGATATGATCATTTCACAAGCTATTGGTTTTAATTAGCGAATTTGATTGCTAGGCTAGAAAACATACATGAATACTTTTTGTGATTAGAAAATGTACCAAAGAAATCAATTCTTGTAAATGTATCTTGTGCTTAATGCTTGGGATTCATATGAGATAAGTCATGTTTATTTCTTAAGGGCCGGGGTAGGGTTAAGAAATAGACATGAAGAATCTACTATGTCACATTTGGTGTCTATTCAACTAATCAAAAGTCTTTGGTCCATGTTAATGAATATTTTGTAGCgcatgcattattttaaaatagcaAACAGTGATTCTGGGATTTTATACAATTTTTCATAAATAATGTCAATGAATATTTCTCATAATTTTTGTGTTGATCAGGTACGATATTCGAGCTGGATTTTGGGGAGTGATGGGCCGTCCTTGTCTTGGTATTGTAATGGTGAGTTCGTCTCTGAAGTACAAGTTCCTTTTCATTGAATAATGTTTCTGgtttataattaatatacatAGTTCAAAAAACATTACATAATTGCTATTTACTTGAAATACTCAGCCTTATCcttgtaataataattatttttcagcCGAATATTGAGGAATTCAACTATCCTCTACCGGAACACTGTGCTGCTGGAAATACTGGAGTTCGTGTCAATGGCCGTGAACTTCACCAGAAGGACTTAGATATACTTGCGAGTAGAGGTCTTCCAATCTTAAAATATGGATCTTATATCGTTGATATTTCCGGGAAAGTGGTTGATGTGCACACAGGGGAAGAACTAGATAGCCTTGGCAAACTTGCCCCCACGTAAGCTTACTGATCCTCAAGAATTGCTATCATTACTCACCCTCTTATTTCTTTAGCTATTTTTATCTACACTTCTATACAGCAATTTTTTTCTTCTGCATAAATTCAGCAAGTGAATTAATTGACAGTCAAATTTCACCATTAAATTTTCTTGATCTAATTCCGTTTCTAGAGTTACATTCTGAACTGCTAGCATTTTACCACTTCAATAAAACTTGTAGACGATCTTTGGTCTTGATGTCGTACTAGTTACTTAGTCTAAGTGTAAATTATTTCTGCTACACCTCGTGTAGTCATGTTAGACTACTTGTAGGGGTGAACAAGTCGAGTACATGCAATGTTTTGATATTCGAGCTCATTTAGAGGTTGACAAGTCTGCTTGTGTTGGCTGGCTCTAGTTCAACATGATGtgttcgattttaattctatcTAGTCATAAACAAATTAACTCGTATATGAGGTCGTTGATGAGCTATTCAATGGAATAAATTATTTCGGTATGGACTTTTTCTGGGAGGAATAAGCTGTATGGATTGTTTGTACTCCATATAACGCCCCGTCGAGAAGTGGTTTGAAAGAGTTTTGATACAGATCATGAATGCAAGTATTTAACGAATAATGATATTTGAACAGGGTTGAGAGGGAGAAGCGTGGATTTGGTATGAGAGTTCCATAGTCATTTGCAGAGTTGGATGCTGGTATTTAAACCTGTTGTGTTGATTCTACATCAtgtatttaattaattcttttattttcttctccttTTCCCTGAGTATGTTGTAAAGTTTTGTGTTACATATGCTATTTGTTTGTCTATATGAAATATCCcttatttcaatttttaacaCCCTTTAAATGCCATAAACTGTTTTTTTACGGCATACAATTCCTAGAGACTCCAAGTATTGACGGAAAGTCTGATTTCTAGTGACTAAATTTTGtgtaaaattattataataatcgTTATTATTGTGTTTTTGCGAGAAAGTATTCGATCCCAACAGTattgagatttttttatttttattttttgatattgAGGTGGAGTTTAAGGTTTCTCGAGATATGTCTTGGTGTTTAGAATCCATTAATTCTTAGACCCaac
Coding sequences within:
- the LOC140871591 gene encoding 6-phosphogluconate dehydrogenase, decarboxylating 1, chloroplastic-like, yielding MESAATLSQIGLAGLAVMGQNLALNIAEKGFPISVYNRTTSKVDETVDRAHREGNLPLFGQYNPKDFVLSIKKPRSVIILVKAGAPVDQTIAAMSAYMEPGDTIIDGGNEWYENTERRISEVSGKGLLYLGMGVSGGEDGARNGPSLMPGGSHRAYLNIHHILDKVAAQVDDGPCVTYIGEGGSGNFVKMVHNGIEYGDMQLISEAYDVLKNIGGLGNEELAAIFGEWNRGELESFLVEITADIFNVKDEETGDGYLVDKILDKTGMKGTGKWTVQQAADLSIAAPTIAASLDSRYMSGLKEEREAAAEIFKKEGLSEEMINNVAAVDKKKLIDDVRQALYASKICSYAQGMNLLRSKSVEKGWGLNLGELARIWKGGCIIRAVFLDRIKQAYQRNPGLPNLMVDTEFAREMVQRQAAWRRVVGLAIQKGVSVPGMSASLQYFDTYRRGRLPANLVQAQRDYFGAHTYERTDIPGSYHTEWSKLARKTRVAR
- the LOC140871571 gene encoding uncharacterized protein translates to MAESVKVRLVRCPKCANLLTELPDFSLYKCGGCGAVLQAKKKAFLKDGLMETPDDTKGIRTSAECNINNMSNVDMESIDGIEVVSVEKYNKERVTSIGNSMSRFGNGEPLADFDANRRGKERVRRLGYHDDEKKSYTQGLVGHGNHDEFSDLNINTTEYGYLQRRFGSFPHHVMGPSSYELNSHYEHIERTRFKDQGLYGFARVEELEHDRVELLRKLDELKGQLNRSWDMDDKPNERMVSPFPPDSYGGLHSAYAREGLNNSHGVNKMILSANELESPYFSRIHGHSPHMGRFDSGMQDSYSPRVFPHEFGGFRPPHQSPYGRMHHQYHEDVRGYYSDASPDRVLHEHRQFLHRSSCSCEHCYNRNSYVPPKIDHFKSLHRPYSHNINHHSNPIRHVSQGYSSGGSPLHSRRSPTLNSADLDYENESLDGHRHRNVDVAQGRRRLCHPILGGAPFITCCNCFELLKLPRKHLSSAKKRKMKCGSCFSVILFELGSKSYAVSLSSHDDPISTNVDVGFNKADINACPNKGEFTDKSNYVKPERQLDPRVAISSIPVNKHNTHASEKSNFDEPEKQLHPLSGNSSILMAKHDMANKPSSEDLEKLTDPTNKLNYDGFGKQVDSLSSSSCSSVGQHYVETSHKSSLDESNKQVDPLSVMSTVSIGSHETDMDKKLNYGESEKQADSHFAALSNSIDEDIPDTNQKYDDESGKMLDTHFTTPHISTDEHKIDDNLNSGKPEKQLNPLSPTNMTSEKHYNLPEEYHVHSSGNNISGQFHVGDQSNQSKLALDQATTSQISANDSARAGASVNSFPKPEKQLNLLSPANMTSEKHYNLPEEYHVHSSGNNISSQFHEGDQSNRSKLALDQATTSQISANDSARAGVSVNAFPKPEMQLNPLSSENVTSEKHYNLPEEYHVHTSGNNVGSQFDERGQSSRSKLALDQATTSQISANDSARAGVSVNAFSNRRISNNSGEISEDDHARVNIKGESFGATENSSNDTSDYDQSLDFNESKVFVNNHFIPNRDVQKAEKLAGPIQPGEYWYDIRAGFWGVMGRPCLGIVMPNIEEFNYPLPEHCAAGNTGVRVNGRELHQKDLDILASRGLPILKYGSYIVDISGKVVDVHTGEELDSLGKLAPTVEREKRGFGMRVP